CATGCGTGTCCTCCGCGGCCGGGCGGCGACCATCGCGGCCGACCGGGAGCGAACCCGGACGATGCTCGCCCGGACGGGCGAGACGGGTGAGCCGGCGGTCCGGGTGTGGGCGCCACACCGCCAGGTGGCGTTCGGGCGGCGCGAGGCGGCCGAGCCGGGGTACGACCGCGCCGTCGCGGCCGCCCGCGAACGCGGCTTCGACCCGGTCGAGCGGTCGGTCGGCGGTCGGGCCGTCGCCTACACGGGGTCGACCGTCGCGTTCGCCCACGCCGTGCCCGTCGCGGACCCGCGGGTCGGCCTCGACGACCGCTACGACGCGGCGGTCGGGAGCCTCCGGCGCGCGCTCGCGAGCCTCGGCGTCGACGCCGTCCCCGGCGAACCGCCCGACGCGTTCTGTCCGGGCAGTCACTCGCTCCAGTGTGAGGGGAAGGTCGTGGGTATCGCTCAGCGGGTCCGCACCGACGCCACCCTCGTCGCCGGCTGTGTCGTCGTCGCCGACCGCGGGGCGTTCGCGGACGTGGTCGACGCGGTGTACGGCGCCCTCGAACAGCCCTTCGACCCGGCGAGCGTCGGGAGCGTCGCGGCCGCGGGCGGGCCGAGCGACCCCGACCCGGTGATCGACGCGGTCGAACGGCAACTCGTGGGCGACGCGGCGACGACCGTCAGCCGGATCGGGAACGGGCACACTTAGGGCACCGCGGGAACAGGGATCGGTATGCTCGTACGGAACGCGACGCTGGCCGACGGCCGCGTTCGCGACGTTCGGATCGAGGGGGAGCGCATCGACGCCGTTGGCCGTGATCTGACGGGGGCGGGCGAAGTCGTCGACGCCGCCGAGCGACTCCTGCTTCCCGGCGCCGTCGACGCTCACGTCCACTTCCGGGAGCCCGGCGCCCCGCACAAGGAGACGTGGCGAACCGGCTCCCGGAGCGCCGCCGCGGGCGGGGTCACGACCGTCGTCGACCAGCCCAACACCGACCCGCCGACGACGACGGGCGCGGCGTACGACCAGAAGGAACTCTGTGCCGACGACTCGCTGGTCGACTACGGCATCAACGGCGGCGTCACGCCCGACTGGGACCCCGAGACGCTGTTCGACCGCCCCGTCTTCGCGCTCGGGGAAGTCTTCCTCGCCGACTCGACGGGCGAGATGGGCATCGACGGCGACCTGTTCGAGGACGCGGTCCATCGCGCGAGCGAGGCGGGCGTCCCCGTCACCGTCCACGCCGAGGACGCGACGCTGTTCGACGAGAGCGCGCGGGACCGGGCGGGCGAGGGGACGGGTCGGGGAGCAAACGCCGACGCGTGGAGCGCCTACCGCGCCGCCGAGGCGGAAATCGCCGCCGTCGAACGTGCCGTCGAAATCGGCGTCGACGCGGGCGCACGACTCCACATCGCCCACACCAGCACGCCCGAGGCCGTCAATATCGTCGCCGATGCCCCCGACACCGTGACCTGCGAAGTGACGCCGCACCACTGCCTGCTCTCCCGTGACGACCTGCGTGATCTGGGCACGTTCGGGCGGATGAACCCGCCGCTCCGGAGCGAGAAGCGCCGTGTGGCCCTCTACGACCGCGTCGTCCGCGGGCGGGTCGACCTGATCGCCACGGACCACGCTCCGCACGCGCGCGCCGAGAAGGAGACGACACTACTCGACGCGCCGAGCGGCGTGCCCGGTGTCGAGACGATGGTGCCCTTGCTCCTCGCGGAGACGCTCGACGGCCCGCTGACGGCCGAGCGCGTCCGGGACCTGACGGCGGCGACGCCGGCGGAGACGTTCGGTCTCGACCGGAAAGGGCGCGTCGAGGCGGGGATGGACGCCGACCTGGCGCTGTACGATCTCGATAGCCCGCGGACGGTCCGGGGGAGTCGGCTCCACTCGAAATGTGGGTGGACGCCGTTCGAGGGGCGACCGGGCGTCTTCCCCGAGTGGACGCTGGTGCGCGGCGAACGCGTCTACGACGGCGCGATGGACACCTTCGGATCGACCGACGGCGCTAACGTCAGGCGCTAATCGAGGTCGTCTCGGAGCGTTTCGCTCGACTCGCGCACCTCGCGCATGACCTCCGAGACGCGGTCCTCGGCGTCGAGTTCCTCGGCGACCGAGAGGTCGACGCCCTCCACCTCCAACAGGAACTTCGCCACCTCGGTCACCTCGTACATCATCTCGTCCAACTCCTCGGCGGTGAAGAAGCCGGACATGGCGCCGTAGAGGAAGGTCGCGCCGGCCTTCTGGACTTTCTCCTCGAAGGACGCCCGGGCTTGGTTGACCGCCTGCGGCGAGTAGGTGTCGGTCATGAAGGGGACGAGTTCGGGCAGGTTCTCGCCGATTTTCGTCATCTCCACGCCCGTCTCGGTGCGGAAGTCGACACAGAGGCGGGCGATGGCCCACTCGCGGGCGGTGACGTACGTCCGGTCGCGGAGGAAGTCGTTGACGCGCTCGTACTGGGCGCCGTCCATCTTCTTGAAGCGCTCGTACTTGCGCACGTCGGGCGGCACGTCGGCGTCGGTCGACGGCCCGGCATCCGACGCCGACGGAGCGGCCCCGGCTCCGGAGTCGTCGTCTACGGACCCGTCGGCCTGCGCGTCGTCGCTCATGCGCCCGGATTTCGAGCGCCGGTGGAAAAGGGTTCCGTCGGCGTCTGCCTTCGTGTTTAGTTAACGATGAAGAGTGAGGCGAGTGAATTTCTTGCTGGTCTATGGCAGAAATCACACGCCTCAGCGGGAATAACGACTGGATTGATTTGGATTTTGTGGAGCGAGAGCGGACACCCGAGCCGGCGATGAAGCTCGGTATTCAGATGCATCTGGCTGGACTATCACTTTCGAATACCGTCTCTGCTCTTGATAGTTTGGGTGTCGAACGTTCTCGAAAAGCGGTTCACGATTGGGTACAGAAGGCCGATCTACAGCCGGTCAGCGGAAAGGCTCCGAATCAGGTTGCGGTTGACGAAACCGTGATTCGAATCAACGATCAGCAGTTCTGGCTGTACGCCGCCGCGGATCCACAGACGAACGAATTACTCCATCTACGGCTGTTTTCGACCACTACAATCGGTCTCACCGAACTCTTTCTCAACGAACTGCGGGAGAAACACGATGTCGAATCCGCCCTGTTTCTCGTCGATGGCGCCAAACATCTCCAAACTGCACTCGACCGATCGGGGCTCCGATTTCAGACAGAACGCCACGGAAATCGGAATGCCATTGAACGTATCTTTAGAGAAGTAAAACGACGAACCTCTTCGTTTTCAAACTGTTTTAGCCACGTCGAACCAGCAACAGCTGAAAACTGGTTGCAGAGTTTCGCTCGCTGGCACAATGCTCCAAACTAAACACGAAGGCGTCTGCCGGCCGTCAGACGGGTCGACGTCCCCGCTTCCGGGTCGCCGCCGGCCGTGGCGGTGGCGATGGCTGGAACCGACGGACGTCGGTCCACATCGGGCCGCACGTCGCGTACCTTTTTCACTCGCGCCCCCGACGCCTCGGGCATGAAGCTACTGCTGGGCATCGGCGGAAGCGACGACTCGATCCGCGCGCTGGAGCGCGCGGTCGACCGCGTCGCCGAAACGGGCGACGACCTGACGGTCGCGATCCTCCGAAACCCGGCGACCGAGGTCGATCCCGCGGCCATCGAGGAGCGGGTGCGGGCGGTCCTCGACGACGCGGGCGTGTCGGCCCCGATCCGACAGCTAGAGGGTGACCCCGGGAGCCGACTGGTCGACCTGGCCGAGCGCGAGGACTTCGACCGGATCGTCCTCGGTGGCGGCGAGACCAGTCCGATGGGCAAGATCAAACTGGGCGGTATCGCCGAGTTCGTCCTGTTGAACTCTCACGTCTCGGTGACGCTCGTCCGATGAGCGGTGACGACGCCTTCCCCGACGAGCCGGCCGGTCCCTTCCCCGAGCCGCCGACGACGTTCGACGACCGCGAGGGGCGGCCGATCACGGTGCGTCGGTACGACGAGGCGCTGGATCGAGACGCCCTGGAGGCGATGTACGAGGCGTTCGACCCCGCGGACCGGGCACAGGGCATCCCGCCGACTGGCGAGGAGCGCATCGCCGACTGGCTGGACGCGATCACCGGCCCGGAGACGGTGAACGTCGTCGCGAACCACGGCGACGCCGTCGTCGGGCACGCGACGCTCGTCCCCGACGAACCCGAGGCGACCGCCGAACTCGCCATCTTCGTCCTGCAGGACTACCAGGGTGCGGGCATCGGCACTACCCTGATCGAGACGCTCCTCGGCGCCGGGCGCGAGGCGGGGGTCGAACGCGTCTGGCTCTCGGTCGAGCGCTGGAACGACCCGGCCATCTCGCTGTACGAGAAGGTGGGGTTCGTCGCCAGCGACACCGAGAGCTTCGAACACGAGATGGCGATCCGTCTATAGAGGGTCTCGTAACTGTTCGTCGATTCCCGCCGTCACGGGCCGGCGGGAATCTACGATGACTTCCGATACACCCTATTACACTGAGAGGACCGGCTGGCTCGCGTAGAGGAGGACGTACTCCGCGGCCTTCGCGAGCACCTCGTCGGGGTCGCCGGAGACGGGTTCCCGCGGGACGACCACGAAGTCGGCACCGAGTTCCTCCGCGGTGTCGAGGACGACGCTGCCCGGATGCCGCGAGAGTTGGCGGGTCGAGAAGCCGTAGGCCATCGACGTCGAGAGCGGCACGCCCGCGCCGTCGACGACGTCGACGACGGCTTCGAGGAAGGCCTCGGTGTCGGCCGCGAGCGACGCGTCGTCGACGGCGCCGGTGTCGATGGCGCGCGCGAGGTCCTCGCTGACGACGTAGAGCGCGTGGACTGCAGCGTCGTACTCGGCGGCGATGGCGGTGGCGTACTCGACGGCCGAGAGCGACTCCTCGCTCCCGTCGACGGGGACGAGCACGAGCGAGGGCGAGAGCGGAACGGTCATGCCGGGGCGTGCGCGGGCCACGGGCAAAAACGCTCCCCCATCGGGACGTTTTATGCACCGACCGGCCGAACGCTCAGGTATGCTACCCGCATTCGACCGGATCGTCATCGCCACCGACGGCTCCGAGAGCGTCCGCCGGGCCGTCCACGTCGCCCTCGATTTCGCCGACCGGTTCGACGCGACGGTCCACGCGCTCTACGTCGTCGACGAGGGCGAGGTCGAATCCTCGCCCGAACGAGTGCGCGAGGAGATGCGCGCCGCCCTCGACGATTCGGGGGAGGAAGCGTTGGCGGAGGTGGCCGCCGCGACCGACCGCCCGGTGACGACCGCCGTCCGCGAGGGGCGCCCGGCGACCGTGATTCGCGAGTACGCGGTCGAACACGACGCCGACGTGGTGGCGATGGGGACCCGCGGGCGCCACGGCGAGAACCGCTTTCTCATCGGGAGCGTCGCCGAGCGGGTCGTCCGCACCTGTCCCGTTCCCGTGCTGACGGTGCGACAGCTCGACGAGAGCGAGCGCGGCGGGGACGGTAGCGCCGCGGCCTGAAACGCCCACGGACCGCGGAATACTTCCCCCCGCCTCCCATCCGGACGGTATGGACGACGACCTTATCGATTCGGACGCGCTCTCGCTCTCGCGGAAGTCGCGGCTCCCCGGTGCCGGCTTCTTCTACCCCGACTCGCTCGACGAGGAGTACGCCGACCGTCGCGCCCGCGAGGCCATCGAGGGCGCCGAGGCGGTGGTCGTGGCCGACGGCGACGCCGACGGTCTCGGCTGTGTCGCCCTCCTCCGCGAAGTCTACGACGCCGCCCTCGACGTGGCGCCGTTCGAGGCGTCGCTGGCGGCCCGCGCCGACTCGAGCCTGACGGACGACGAGGACGACGAGGACGATGACGACCGCGAGGACTCCCCGGTCGGTCTCGTCACCGCCAGCCCCCACTCCCTCGACGACGCCCTCGAACGCGTCGCGGAGTACGCCGACCCCGACGTCGACGTCTTCGTCTGTGACCTCTGTCCCGACGACGAGTCGGTGATCGAGGTGGTGGAGGCGGTCGTCGCCCGTGCCGAGACGGTGCGGTGGTTCGACCACCACCAGTGGGACGACGACGTCGCCGCGGCGGTCCGCGGGGCCGGCGTCGACCTCGTCGTCGGGGAGAGCGACGAGGAGTGTACTGCCGACGTGGCGCTTCGCTCCCTCGACTACGACTTCCCCGACCACCTCGCCGACCTCGCGGCGGTCACGCGGGACCACGACCTCTGGATCAAGGAGGACCCCCGGAGCGACGACCTGGCCGACTACAGCCACTGGGCGAGCGCCGAGGAGTACGTGACCGTCGTCGGACGCTACGGTCCCGCCCTGCCGGAGCCGGTGGTCGATTACCTCGATCACCGTCGCGTCGAGAAGGAGCGACTGATCGAGGCGGCCGTCGACCGCGCCGAGATGGAATCCGTGGGACCGTGGACCGTCGGCGTCACCTACGGCCGGTGTTCGCAAAACGAGGTGGCCGAGGCCCTTCGGGAGCAGGGCGCCGACGCCGCGGTGATCGTCAAGCCCGCCGGGAGCGCGAGCATCCGCGGGAGCGAGGGGTTCGAGCGTGCCCACGAGGTGGCGGGGCTGGTGAACGGCGGCGGGCACCCCCGCGCCGCGGGCTGTAAGCCCGACATCTACGACGACATGCTGGACTACGCCTACCACTGGACGACGGAGGGGGCGACGACGAAACAGGTGATTCTGGCGGCGTTCGAGCGGGTGGCAAGCGAGGCCGAGTGAAACGAGGCCTCGAAGCGGAGCGGGGAGGCACGACCCGCGGAGCCGAGGATGCGGACGACGGCGAGACCGACGAGTAACGATACTGTCGGCTGTACGTCGATGCGGATAGTCGCCACCCTCGGCGGCACCTATCGTGAAACAGGAACGGCCGACAGTATTACGCCTCGTCCACGATCCACCGATCCGAGAACGCGGTGCCGTCGGGACAGGCGGCGTAGGCGTGGATCACGTCGCCCTCGGCGTAGATGCCGCCGACCTCCTCGTTCTGTGCTTCGGCGAACGCGAGGATGTAGGCCGCGCCCTCGCCGCAGTCGGGACAGGTGCCCCCCTGCAGGTCGCGGTCGATGTCGCCCTCGCTCCCCATCGCCTGTTTCGCGAACTCCATGGCGTCCATGCCGGTGCCGGCCGAGAAGAGCCGGCGGCCCTTCTCGCCGGGGACGACGAGGACGACGCCGCCGTCGACTTCCGTGCCGTAGTCGGCGATGGTCCCCTCGTCGTCGAGGAAGTCGTCGGTGAGATAGAGGACGACGTGATCGAGACGGTCGCCCGCGAGGAACGCGTCGAGGTCGGAGTCGGTCATACCGAGCGATGAGGGTCGAGCGGTAAAGAACGGTCGTTTCGGACGCGACGGCGACGGGGTTTTGCCCCTGGTCCCCGTGGTCGGGACCGTGGATCGAACGCGTTTCACCCGGCTGACGTACCTCCTGTTCGGCCTCGCGCTGCTGTCGAGCAACGCCCTCTCCCTGCGGTCCTCGATCGATATTCTCCCCGTCGTGGCGGTCGTGATGAGCCTCCTGGTCGTCGTCGCGGCGGCCGCCGGACTCGTGCGACCGGACGCGGCCCCGTTCGGCGTGAGCGTCGACATCGGCGCCCAGCCGACGTGGGTGCTGGCCTTACTGTGGTTCGGGAGCGCGCTGTTGCTCGCTGGGGTCGTGCTCCAGCTCTAGCGGTCGCCGTCCAGCCCCTCCGCAATCGAGGAGAGCGAGGAGTCGGGCTGGCGGGTGACGGTGTACACCGCCCGCCGACCGGGGACGCGAACGCCGTAGAGATAGCCCGGCGTCACCTCGTCGAGGTCGACGCTCTGTCCCGTCTCGCGGTCGGTGCCGCGGACCCACTCGACGAGGCGGTTCGCACCCTCGCCGTCGGCCCGTGCGAGGCGGCGGTTGTCGGCGGCGCCGCGAATCAGGGCACCCTCCGCGTCGCCCTCCACCTTGGCGTGATACTCGGTGCCGTCGAGGACGAGACGGATCAGGTCGCCCGATTCCACGGCGGCCTCGTCGGGGAGGCGAAGACAGGGCCGGCGAGTGCCGCCGCTCCGGGCGAGTCGAGCGCGATACGTGGTCACCGCATCCCCGTCGCTGGCGACGCGGTCGGACACGGTTACTCGTCGTCGGTCAGGGCGTCGAAGTCGGCGTCGCCGTCGACCACCGTCGCGTTGATCTGGGCGACTTCGTCGCTAACCTCTCGCCCGCGGACGGTCACGCGCTTTCGCTCGCCGTCGCGCGAGGGCTCGAAGCCGACGCCGCCCTCGAGGAGGAGTTCCTTCAGCGCGGGGCCGGCCACGTCCGACCGCAGGGGGCGCCCGGCGTTGTCGGAGCCACCCGTCAGTTCGAGCGTGGTCCCGTCGAGGCCGACGGCGCCGCCGTCGACCTCGTCGCCGAGTTCGCGTCCGAGGAATCGGTTCGCGTCCTGTCCGTCGACCTCGACCTGTACCGTCCGCCCCGTCTCGGGGTCCGAAACGACGACCTTGAAGTCTGCCATGCCCGGATTCAGACGGTCGCCGATAAAAAGCACGTCGAAACCGAGCGTCGTCTCGGCGGACGCCCCGCTCGGCCGAATCGGGGCGACCGTGGCGGATATTATTAACTCAGACGGATTCAGTTATGAATAATTGGGGTTCAAAACCGGGATCGATGGTAGTGGGATTAATACTCTTCCGCCGACTAGGCCCGACCGATGAACGGTGGGAACGGGTGTGACGAGGACGCTGGCCACGACCACGATCACGAGTCGTCGGGCGACGCCGACGGGGCGACTGCGCCGGACGGCGCGTCGTTTCGCGCTTCGGTGCCGTCGATGGACTGTGCGTCGTGTGCGAGCAAGGTCGAGCGGAGCGTCGACTCGCTCCCCGGGGTCACGGCGGTCGATCCGCGCCCCGCGACCGGGACGCTCGTCGTCGGCTACGATCCCGACGCGACGAGCGACGCGGCGATCCGCGAGCGGGTCGAGGCGGCGGGCTACGACGTGGCCGAGGCGGAGACGGAGACGTTCGCGGTGCCGTCGATGGACTGCTCGTCGTGTGCCGGCACGGTCGAGTCGGCGCTGTCGCGGATCGAGGGCGTCGTCGACTACGACGCCCGGCCCGCCTCGGGCCGGGTCGCGGTGACGTACGACCCCGCGCGGGCGACCCGCGGCGACGTGGTGGCCGGCATCGAGAACGCCGGCTACGAGGTGATCGAGGGCGACCGGGAGACGGATTCGATCTGGCGGAGTCGGCGCGCGGTGAAGACGGGCGCCGGCGCCGCCCTCCTCCTCGCGGGAATCGTCGTCGAGTATCTGGGCGTCCCGAACCCCACCCTGACGAGCGTGCTGGGCCGAACGATCACCCTCGACTGGGCGCTGTACGTCCTCGCCGCGGCGGTTGCGGGACAGGCCATCCTGCGCAACGGGTGGTACTCGGCGCGAAACCGGAGCCTCGACATCGACTTCCTGATGAGCGCCGGGGTGCTGGGCGCCGTCGCGGTCGACCTCCCCTTCGAGGCGGCGACGCTCGCGGTCCTCTTTTCGATTTCCGAACTCCTCGAGCGCTACTCGATGGACCGTGCCCGCACGTCGATGTCGGAGCTGATGGACCTCTCGCCCGACACGGCGACGGTGGTGCGCGGAGCGTCGGAGACGCCCGGGGACGGCGGCGCAACCGCCGACACCGAGGAGACCGTCGCCGTCGAGGACGTGGCCGTCGGCGACGTGGTCGTGGTCCGACCGGGCGAGCGCATTCCGGTCGACGGCGTCGTCCGCGAGGGAACGAGCGCGGTGGACGAGTCCCCGATCACGGGCGAGAGCGTCCCCGTCGACGTCACCGAGGGCGACGAGGTGTACGCGGGTAGCATCGTCGAGGAGGGGTATCTGGAGGTGGAGACGACGGCGCCGGCGGGCGAGTCGACGCTGTCGAAGGTTATCGACCTCGTCGAGGAGGCGGAACGCGACAAGTCCGAGCGCGAGCGGTTCATCGACCGCTTCGCGGACTACTACACGCCAGCGGTGGTGGCGCTGGCGGTCGTGACCGCCGTCGGGCCGCCGCTGTTCGGCGCGCCCCTCGAAACGTGGTTCACGCGCGGGCTGACGCTCCTGGTGATCGCCTGTCCCTGCGCGTTCGTCATCAGCACCCCCGTCAGCGTCGTCTCGGGCATCACGAGCGCGGCACGCAACGGCGTCCTGATCAAGGGCGGCGACCGCCTGGAGGCGATGGGCGAGGTGGACGCCGTCGCCCTCGACAAGACGGGGACGATCACGACGGGCGAACTCGGCGTCACCGACGTGGTGGCGCTGAACGGGACGAGCGAGGACGACGTGCTGCGGTGTGCGGCGGCGCTGGAGCGCCGGAGCGAACACCCAATCGCGGGCGCCATCGTGGAGTACGCATCGGACCGTGGCGTCGGCGGCCGCGACGTGACCGACTTCCAGTCGATCACGGGTGAGGGCGTTCGCGCCGACCTCGACGGCGTCACCCACTACGCGGGCAAGCCGGGGCTGTTCGCGGACCTCGGCTTCGACCTCGAACACACGCACGTCGAGACGGACGGCGGCGCGGCCGTCGGCGACCTCGCCCCCGCGACCTGCGATCACGGTACCTACCTCGACCTCGTCAACGACGTGTTGCCGCGCCTGCAGGCCGCAGGCAAGACGGCGGTCCTCGTCGGTACCGAGGACGAACTCGAGGGCGTGATCGCCGTGGCCGATACGGTGCGCCCCGAGGCGGAGCGGTCCATCGCCCACCTGCGCGAGGCGGGCATCGACCGCGTCGTCATGCTGACCGGCGACAACGAGCGGACGGCCCGCGCTATCGCGGCGCAGGTCGGTATCGACGAGGCGGACGTGTACGCCGACCTCCTGCCCGCGGAGAAAGTCGACGTGGTGCGGGAGCTAGCCGCCGACTCGGCGGCGAAGGAAGACGCCCGCCTCCCGTGGAACCGTACCGCCGGCGGCGTGGCGATGGTGGGCGACGGCGTCAACGACGCCCCCGCGCTCGCGGCGGCGACGGTGGGCGTCGCCATGGGCGCCGCGGGCACCGACACCGCCATCGAGACGGCCGACGTGGCACTGATGGGCGACGACCTCACCCGCCTCCCCTACCTCGTCACCCTCGCCCGTCGCGCCAACCGCGTCATCGAGACGAACGTCTGGTCGTCGCTGGGCGTGAAGGCCGTCCTCGCGGCCGGCGCGCCGCTCGGGCTGGTGAGCGTCGTCCACGCCGTCGTCATCGGCGACATGGGGATGAGCCTCGCGGTGACGGGCAACGCGATGCGGCTGGCGAACGTCGAACCGGAGGAGTGAGTGAGCGGCGCGAAGCCGGATACCGGCACCCCGTCCGCCGTTTTCGGCACCACTTTTTTCAGACTCGAACTGGTGGCCAGTGGATATGTGGGGGAGCCCATCGAGTGACAGCGGCCCGATCAGTAGTGACATTTTTCTAATAGTATCGTCGGCTGGGATTACAGCTCGATGACCGGTGGGACAGGGACACGCCTCACGGCGGTAGCGATGGCCATCCTGCTCGTCACGAGCGGTCTCGGGGCGTTCGGCGGGACCGTCGCCGCCAGTTCCGGTGGCAATCCGTCCCCGACCGCCGATCCCGGGGACCTCGCCGTCTCGCTGACCGACGGCGACGGCACCGTCAACGCGACGTATCGGGTCAACACCACCTCGGGGACGATCAACGCCTCCTACGCCGGCGACAAGCCGGACGTGAACGTCTCCTACACCGACAGCGCGACGGCCATCCAGTTCGCGCTGGACAACGCGACGGCGACGTACGACACCGTCGTCGTCGGCGGCGGGACGTTCGACGGGAGCGTCGACGTCGATTCGACGGCTGGAATCGTGCTCGACGGCGGGTACAGCCGACTCGACGGTGGCGGTGTTTCACTCGGATATCCCGCCGTCAACGTGACTGTCGACGGGGCGACGGTGCGGAACCTCACCGTCGTCGACTCCGGAGGCGACGGAATCGGCAGCCTGAGCGCCGCCGACGTGACGCTCCGGAACGTCGAAGTCATCGACAGCAACAACCACGGCATCGACTTCGCCAACGGGACCATCCGGAACACGACGGTCGAGGGAGGAAGCGTCGGCCTCTACCAAGGGATATCGAACGGCTCGACCATCGCGGGGGTGACGATCCGACAGGCTTCGTCCACCGGCCTCGAGATCGACAGCGCGAACCACACGATCCGGGACGTGACGGTGAACAACACCACCAGCGGTAGTGGAATCCTCGAATCCGGCGTGAACAACACCTACG
This window of the Haloplanus rubicundus genome carries:
- a CDS encoding heavy metal translocating P-type ATPase; amino-acid sequence: MNGGNGCDEDAGHDHDHESSGDADGATAPDGASFRASVPSMDCASCASKVERSVDSLPGVTAVDPRPATGTLVVGYDPDATSDAAIRERVEAAGYDVAEAETETFAVPSMDCSSCAGTVESALSRIEGVVDYDARPASGRVAVTYDPARATRGDVVAGIENAGYEVIEGDRETDSIWRSRRAVKTGAGAALLLAGIVVEYLGVPNPTLTSVLGRTITLDWALYVLAAAVAGQAILRNGWYSARNRSLDIDFLMSAGVLGAVAVDLPFEAATLAVLFSISELLERYSMDRARTSMSELMDLSPDTATVVRGASETPGDGGATADTEETVAVEDVAVGDVVVVRPGERIPVDGVVREGTSAVDESPITGESVPVDVTEGDEVYAGSIVEEGYLEVETTAPAGESTLSKVIDLVEEAERDKSERERFIDRFADYYTPAVVALAVVTAVGPPLFGAPLETWFTRGLTLLVIACPCAFVISTPVSVVSGITSAARNGVLIKGGDRLEAMGEVDAVALDKTGTITTGELGVTDVVALNGTSEDDVLRCAAALERRSEHPIAGAIVEYASDRGVGGRDVTDFQSITGEGVRADLDGVTHYAGKPGLFADLGFDLEHTHVETDGGAAVGDLAPATCDHGTYLDLVNDVLPRLQAAGKTAVLVGTEDELEGVIAVADTVRPEAERSIAHLREAGIDRVVMLTGDNERTARAIAAQVGIDEADVYADLLPAEKVDVVRELAADSAAKEDARLPWNRTAGGVAMVGDGVNDAPALAAATVGVAMGAAGTDTAIETADVALMGDDLTRLPYLVTLARRANRVIETNVWSSLGVKAVLAAGAPLGLVSVVHAVVIGDMGMSLAVTGNAMRLANVEPEE